A single region of the Pristis pectinata isolate sPriPec2 chromosome 23, sPriPec2.1.pri, whole genome shotgun sequence genome encodes:
- the rexo4 gene encoding RNA exonuclease 4 — translation MMAKPDQQANSVVPTGSDQGHQKKKKMRKFWAKEKSVAKRTEPILPPTDVAEYSSNWKALQQLLNQKTKAVNNLPDNKSKKQTKEEKKHHQGTQGVKLERGAERKTQPHSLATSAPVKENGLKLDKISHQGTQHRGNKPGRNSHGLSDEDNSPHRKKRRKVEPELEKPTEPDIWFDDVDPDDIEAAIGPEAANVARQQKHAAPGNPNPTEQSLEKMLVKDGAFEGMTKAVAMDCEMVGVGPDKVESILARVSIVNQFGKCVYDKYVKPTEKVTDYRTWVSGIRPEDIKNGEDFKVVQKEVADILKGRILVGHAIHNDLKILHLGHPKKNIRDTQKYKPFKALVECGRPSLKHLCRQILKIKVQESAHSSVQDAQAAMRLYTLARQQWEAELKAKHKVKKEGVKEKTKPYSEKDRTARK, via the exons ATGATGGCAAAACCAGATCAGCAGGCAAACAGCGTGGTCCCAACTGGATCTGACCAGGGACAccaaaagaagaagaaaatgagGAAGTTCTGGGCCAAGGAGAAAAGTGTGGCCAAAAGGACGGAACCAATATTGCCTCCTACAGATGTTGCTGAGTACTCCTCCAACTGGAAGGCACTACAGCAG CTACTGAATCAGAAGACCAAAGCTGTAAACAATCTTCCAGACAACAAATCCAAGAAGCAGACAAAGGAGGAAAAGAAGCATCATCAAGGAACACAAGGAGTTAAACTTGAGAGAGGGGCAGAAAGGAAGACCCAGCCACACTCTTTGGCTACAAGTGCACCAGTGAAAGAAAATGGACTGAAACTGGATAAGATATCACACCAGGGGACTCAACACAGGGGAAATAAGCCGGGTAGGAATAGCCACGGGCTTTCAGATGAAGATAATTCCCCTCataggaaaaaaagaagaaaagttgAACCAGAGCTTGAGAAACCAACTGA GCCTGACATTTGGTTTGATGACGTAGACCCCGATGACATCGAAGCAGCAATAGGACCAGAAGCTGCAAACGTTGCTCGGCAGCAGAAACATGCAGCACCGGGAAATCCAAACCCTACAGAACAAAGCTTGGAAAAGATGCTGGTTAAAGATGGAGCTTTTGAAGG AATGACCAAAGCTGTGGCGATGGACTGTGAGATGGTTGGTGTGGGGCCAGACAAAGTGGAAAGTATCCTCGCACGGGTTTCCATTGTGAATCAGTTTGGCAAGTGCGTTTATGACAAGTACGTGAAACCAACAGAAAAGGTGACCGATTACAGGACCTGGGTGAGTGGAATCCGGCCGGAGGACATTAAAAATG GGGAAGACTTCAAAGTTGTGCAGAAGGAGGTGGCAGACATCTTGAAAGGCAGGATCTTGGTCGGCCATGCTATACACAATGATCTTAAG ATCCTACATCTGGGTCATCCAAAGAAGAACATTCGTGACACACAGAAATAcaaacctttcaaagcacttgtCGAA TGTGGTCGACCCTCTCTCAAGCATCTATGTCGGCAGATCCTAAAGATTAAAGTTCAAGAGTCTGCACATTCTTCG GTGCAGGACGCACAGGCGGCAATGAGACTTTACACACTTGCACGACAACAGTGGGAAGCAGAGTTAAAGGCAAAGCACAAAGTGAAGAAAGAAGGTGTGAAGGAGAAAACTAAACCTTATTCTGAGAAGGACAGGACTGCAAGAAAGTGA